The Raphanus sativus cultivar WK10039 unplaced genomic scaffold, ASM80110v3 Scaffold1179, whole genome shotgun sequence DNA segment CATTCtaataaataagtaaatttaGAAAGGAGTTATATTAAAATGATCAATAAAAACGATCGAAGATTTtatagaaaagaagaagaagacgtacGGCCAAGGGACGTCGCCGACGAGCATCCAGTCACCGTCTTTGTCTTCATAAGATGGAACATAGTCCCAACTGTTCACTACATCCCTAAGTTTCCGTTCATTCATGAAGTCTATCattccttcttctcctccattTTTTCCTTCGACTTTGTAAcaacaatattattattttcaaagagCTTCGTTTATAACATGCATGAAATTGTATATCTAGcaagaaatatatattcaaCGTATATATACCCATAGTAAAAGAGCTGAACATGTTGGACAAAGCATTAGAGAGTTCGTCGTAGCTCTTATACATCTTTAAGTCGACTTTTCTCAAGTACGGTGCTCCATCCATCGAAACCTTTACAAACACCGCCGTCTCCTTGACACCGCTTGATTTTTGGCTCGAACCCATCACGTTCTTCCGGTACGATCTCACCGGTGGCCATCCCACAACTTGTGccctataaaattatatatacagaAAAATGGGAAACCGTTATGTTATACACAAGGTTTCAAATTATGTATGTTATTCATAGTTAGCTATCACCGGTTGTTACGTATAGACATATCAGTTAAACTGTTTGgacttcttatatatatatatatatataaagaaaagaattTACAGACATAtccctgtttttttttctgcaggGGCTATTTATATTAGGTAGCGTTTGTAAGAACAACAAtcatcactacaagaaaacagcattttggcgaggaaagttaacgaggaaatataatcctcgtaaatgtacgaggaacttacgaggaatttacaacgaaagaaataaacctcgttattttttcgtaaactaacgaagataacatttcgtcgtaaagcccacgtaactttacgtggtctttacgaggaaatacattttcctcgtcaaaaccacgtaaagcttgcattatctttacgaggaaaactggaaatataatttcctcgttaaatcaacgtaaatttacgtcacctttacgaggaaatgatatacgtgaacttaacgaAGAATTTTGaagcacgtttttttttgctacctaccttttcctcgcaaattcatcgcaaaacttcaactaccagattcgaaaattttctataaatatggaagtttcaacatcattttaaacacaccaacaagaaaaaaaaagaaaaacgtgaaaggaaaaaaatgtcaggctctgggaatgtctacgagttgcggaggtgga contains these protein-coding regions:
- the LOC130503849 gene encoding auxin-responsive protein IAA17-like isoform X2, with translation MGSSQKSSGVKETAVFVKVSMDGAPYLRKVDLKMYKSYDELSNALSNMFSSFTMGKNGGEEGMIDFMNERKLRDVVNSWDYVPSYEDKDGDWMLVGDVPWPMFVDTCKRLRLMKGSDAIGLAPRAMEKCKSRT
- the LOC130503849 gene encoding auxin-responsive protein IAA17-like isoform X1, with the translated sequence MGSSQKSSGVKETAVFVKVSMDGAPYLRKVDLKMYKSYDELSNALSNMFSSFTMVEGKNGGEEGMIDFMNERKLRDVVNSWDYVPSYEDKDGDWMLVGDVPWPMFVDTCKRLRLMKGSDAIGLAPRAMEKCKSRT